In Pedobacter africanus, a single window of DNA contains:
- a CDS encoding tetratricopeptide repeat protein, which translates to MQIQFFPKLLLPVILVLLSCSTTVMAQGGRPSPEQIRQALEAAKKLKARGLKGDDPEAMAEEAKKILKPMMKTVMSIPRQATASKNFQKITLTSIQRKKLKGEDLKKYIQGLNTELLTKMNSNSRKLVQEILSDAKVSPNLFDLGMTAYLNGELQEGAFLAGTALTADIGNDLNTNSYAAMLINANAAAQAMPICRGLVSQYPEHALILNNLAQAFMGIGERDSAMVYLRKCLKQQPAHPQANNSAAQIFKQQGQKEKALEFAKKSVEAGLNDGAMEIIDELDKSRTAYDFLAKPKDLPDYFNLYKIKKPMHQKRVEDEQLVKAERAAFRAEIDRMRGVLSEIIAREQELGTKQLNDRIQNLQKRLSAGEQISVNVGNPWFEKAAKIFTNKYIQQDVLLAMMKEEERFNNHIEDLEKEYDINETKIYQDYAEKKAQYKCDGEGTSFGCVNIERLTKEECKAINGLRDRFLVACATAAEAYDEKQLHWAAERFCFQSKWGYLVGPNEHLGNVNYYKYADEYLKNISKIMTNYKSKGPACASLEQQLKTMSFADIMAPRCPVNLTVEIGLLNIKANCKETTTTIKGPVGTWAEKLRLQQKENYALGQSTFAVIYVIKEFKKELMKPLENAVRIKAGVKAEITVQGFITSSKNNTWDAGSKLMGSASGWAFDTISGVGESIEGSGEVSWSYQAGWNGAVKGLNGIFSTPSQPLPEYQYSPSGKK; encoded by the coding sequence ATGCAAATACAATTTTTTCCAAAACTATTGCTGCCCGTAATTTTAGTATTGCTTTCATGCAGCACCACAGTAATGGCACAGGGCGGTAGGCCAAGCCCGGAGCAGATTAGACAGGCTCTGGAAGCTGCAAAAAAACTAAAAGCCCGCGGTTTAAAAGGAGATGATCCTGAAGCAATGGCTGAAGAGGCTAAGAAAATCCTTAAGCCAATGATGAAAACTGTAATGAGTATTCCAAGACAAGCTACTGCATCAAAAAATTTTCAGAAGATAACGCTTACGTCCATTCAGCGAAAAAAATTAAAAGGCGAGGACTTGAAGAAATACATTCAGGGGTTAAATACTGAGCTACTTACAAAGATGAATAGCAACAGCAGAAAACTTGTTCAGGAAATCCTTTCTGATGCGAAAGTAAGCCCCAATTTGTTTGATCTGGGAATGACAGCTTATCTTAACGGTGAGCTTCAGGAAGGCGCATTTTTGGCAGGTACTGCGCTAACAGCCGATATTGGGAATGATTTAAACACCAACAGCTACGCGGCAATGCTCATCAATGCAAATGCAGCTGCCCAGGCCATGCCGATTTGCAGGGGTTTGGTTTCTCAATATCCGGAGCATGCACTAATATTGAATAACCTGGCACAGGCCTTTATGGGAATAGGAGAGCGGGACAGTGCCATGGTCTATTTGCGTAAATGTCTTAAACAACAACCTGCACATCCGCAGGCAAACAACTCTGCGGCTCAAATTTTTAAGCAGCAGGGGCAGAAAGAGAAAGCGCTGGAATTTGCAAAGAAATCCGTTGAGGCTGGTCTTAATGATGGTGCAATGGAGATCATAGACGAACTGGATAAATCTCGCACTGCCTATGATTTTCTGGCCAAGCCAAAAGATTTGCCCGATTACTTTAATTTATATAAGATTAAAAAACCCATGCACCAGAAACGTGTAGAGGATGAGCAGCTGGTTAAGGCCGAGCGTGCAGCATTTAGAGCTGAGATTGACCGCATGAGAGGTGTTCTTTCTGAAATTATAGCTCGGGAACAGGAGTTGGGCACTAAACAGCTTAATGATAGAATTCAGAACCTGCAGAAAAGGTTATCCGCCGGCGAACAGATATCCGTTAATGTTGGCAACCCTTGGTTTGAAAAAGCAGCCAAAATATTTACAAATAAGTACATTCAACAAGACGTTTTGTTAGCCATGATGAAGGAAGAAGAGCGCTTTAATAATCACATAGAAGACCTGGAAAAGGAATACGATATTAACGAAACGAAAATTTATCAGGATTATGCAGAAAAGAAAGCTCAGTACAAATGCGACGGAGAAGGTACGAGTTTCGGTTGCGTAAATATTGAAAGACTAACTAAAGAAGAGTGTAAGGCCATAAACGGACTTAGAGACAGGTTTTTGGTGGCCTGCGCTACTGCTGCCGAAGCTTATGATGAAAAGCAATTGCATTGGGCTGCTGAACGCTTTTGTTTTCAATCGAAATGGGGATATCTGGTGGGGCCAAATGAGCATCTTGGTAATGTCAACTACTATAAATACGCAGACGAGTATCTGAAAAACATCAGCAAGATAATGACAAACTATAAATCTAAAGGCCCCGCTTGTGCTTCACTTGAACAGCAACTTAAAACTATGAGTTTTGCGGATATCATGGCACCACGATGTCCGGTAAACCTCACAGTTGAAATAGGTTTACTCAATATCAAGGCAAACTGCAAAGAAACTACAACAACAATTAAGGGGCCGGTGGGTACCTGGGCTGAAAAATTGAGGCTTCAGCAAAAAGAAAATTACGCTTTGGGGCAAAGTACATTCGCGGTAATTTACGTGATAAAGGAATTTAAGAAAGAATTGATGAAACCACTCGAAAATGCGGTCCGCATTAAAGCAGGAGTAAAAGCTGAGATCACAGTACAGGGCTTCATAACTTCTTCCAAAAATAATACCTGGGACGCAGGATCAAAACTAATGGGTTCAGCATCGGGATGGGCTTTTGATACCATTTCCGGCGTTGGAGAAAGCATTGAAGGCAGCGGTGAAGTTTCCTGGTCATACCAAGCTGGCTGGAACGGAGCAGTAAAAGGCTTGAACGGCATTTTTTCAACACCGTCTCAGCCCCTGCCTGAATATCAGTATAGTCCGTCTGGGAAAAAGTGA
- a CDS encoding ester cyclase: MKTNGYRFFRLENGKIAEHWALIDGNQIEETIAGVAHGCLVK, from the coding sequence ATCAAGACTAATGGTTACAGATTCTTCCGACTGGAAAATGGCAAAATTGCGGAACATTGGGCTTTGATTGACGGAAATCAAATAGAAGAAACTATTGCCGGCGTCGCTCATGGATGCCTGGTAAAATAG
- a CDS encoding YceI family protein: MKKIHLITALCSALLFSACKKENAFKLDSGSVASWKGFLETGYFNSGTIALNASGISVSNGQIVGGKIEIPVSSILITNQLPDDKKVELINHLKSDAFFNMLVHPSVIYTVHTTQKLSTADAEGNNYLIKGEMSLLGKILPLDILAKIENSKGAIHVKSEFKFDRTKWGMLYASDNALPPDQKIKNDIQVSIDIHISN; this comes from the coding sequence ATGAAAAAAATACATTTAATTACCGCACTCTGCAGTGCATTGTTATTTTCTGCATGTAAAAAAGAGAACGCATTTAAGCTTGACAGTGGTTCGGTTGCCTCATGGAAAGGTTTTCTGGAAACCGGATATTTTAATTCGGGGACCATCGCACTTAACGCATCTGGTATTTCTGTGTCAAATGGGCAGATTGTCGGAGGTAAGATAGAAATACCTGTATCCTCTATCTTAATCACTAATCAACTTCCTGATGACAAAAAGGTTGAACTTATAAATCATCTTAAATCCGATGCTTTTTTTAATATGCTTGTGCATCCAAGTGTTATTTATACGGTGCATACCACTCAAAAGCTATCAACAGCAGATGCGGAAGGAAATAATTATTTGATTAAGGGTGAAATGAGCCTGCTCGGAAAAATCCTTCCTTTGGATATCCTGGCGAAAATCGAAAATTCTAAAGGCGCTATCCATGTGAAATCAGAGTTCAAATTTGACAGGACCAAATGGGGGATGTTATATGCATCAGATAATGCCTTACCTCCTGACCAAAAAATAAAAAACGATATCCAGGTGAGTATAGATATCCATATATCTAACTAA
- a CDS encoding carboxypeptidase-like regulatory domain-containing protein produces MKKYLLPTLIGFIIVVTACKKSGTQGEPGVVANAVTGKVTDSKGNPLANVEVTVENQMTGNHNTRTVLTSQNGTYKIELTSVGIFQASAYIKKNYNGVEYHMPLHPDNNELFNKEGAVRNFVWKLSGAMPDNTGFYGGTCELSPDIYIVPIEDFEKVEFTLTPVGPIIDGSNGTVIKINPVRVSSYFVIRDIPIGRYFATAAYGQGTNKISLQLKKRDSNDPYALSAIINFPGSISDPIAALSYKK; encoded by the coding sequence ATGAAAAAATATCTTTTGCCCACACTTATTGGGTTTATTATTGTAGTAACAGCATGTAAAAAATCAGGCACGCAAGGTGAACCTGGAGTGGTAGCAAATGCGGTTACAGGAAAAGTTACTGACAGCAAAGGAAATCCTTTAGCAAATGTTGAAGTTACTGTTGAAAATCAGATGACTGGAAATCATAATACCCGAACCGTTTTAACCAGCCAGAACGGCACGTATAAAATAGAATTAACTTCAGTTGGGATATTTCAAGCATCAGCATATATTAAAAAAAATTATAATGGCGTAGAATATCATATGCCCCTACACCCAGATAATAACGAGCTTTTCAATAAAGAGGGGGCTGTGCGAAACTTCGTGTGGAAGCTATCTGGCGCAATGCCCGATAATACCGGGTTTTATGGAGGCACTTGTGAATTAAGTCCAGATATCTATATAGTGCCAATTGAAGACTTTGAGAAGGTCGAGTTTACGCTTACCCCTGTAGGACCAATTATTGATGGCTCAAATGGTACAGTAATTAAAATTAATCCCGTTAGGGTTTCCTCATATTTCGTAATCCGCGATATCCCGATCGGAAGGTATTTTGCAACTGCTGCTTACGGTCAGGGCACTAATAAAATTAGTTTACAGCTTAAAAAACGAGATTCAAATGACCCATATGCGCTAAGTGCAATTATTAACTTCCCGGGAAGTATATCCGACCCAATTGCTGCGCTGAGTTATAAAAAATAA
- a CDS encoding alpha/beta hydrolase family protein, whose translation MNQLKIFTFGASVLLSFIITRTLGQERPQTPKAPLPYQVLEVNYQVKEDTSVHLSATLTLPKGKGPFKAILIIGGSGQTSRNQPVYNHQMMFVLSDFLTRKGFATLRFDDRGAGKSTIGSKKISEMTESDYLNDARAGLEFLKRHTMINHNKIGIIGHSAGASQGIVLSTEPRNNVWFSILLGGAVNNYPHMIVAQQSKLMAKASGKSARLQQADSAFVAKSIYYTINEPSYDKRMHAIRKIADEELQKLSAQEQEELRKGFYTRVNILSSEQFYVAANQNQHDHLLEVKCPVLIILGENDLNVDPKYYGPKMLASMAANFNPKSKLVILPGISHMMQFSKTGLFAEAKEIDETISTKVLDVISAWIDTLLK comes from the coding sequence ATGAACCAATTGAAAATTTTTACGTTCGGAGCCAGCGTGTTACTTAGTTTCATAATTACCAGAACATTGGGACAAGAGCGACCGCAAACCCCTAAAGCGCCTCTTCCATATCAAGTTCTGGAGGTAAATTATCAGGTTAAGGAAGACACTTCAGTGCATCTGTCGGCAACGCTAACTTTACCCAAAGGTAAAGGACCTTTCAAAGCAATTTTAATAATTGGTGGCTCAGGGCAAACCTCACGTAATCAACCTGTATATAACCATCAAATGATGTTTGTATTGTCAGATTTCCTGACCAGAAAAGGCTTTGCAACCTTAAGGTTTGATGACAGAGGTGCGGGTAAATCAACCATAGGGTCAAAAAAAATTAGTGAAATGACAGAAAGTGATTATCTTAATGATGCTCGTGCTGGCCTGGAGTTCCTAAAGAGACATACAATGATTAATCATAATAAAATCGGAATCATTGGGCATAGTGCAGGAGCATCCCAAGGTATCGTGCTATCAACTGAGCCGCGGAATAACGTCTGGTTTTCTATTCTGCTCGGCGGTGCAGTTAATAATTATCCACATATGATTGTTGCTCAGCAAAGTAAACTGATGGCGAAAGCTAGTGGTAAATCGGCGCGCTTACAGCAAGCTGATAGTGCATTTGTTGCGAAAAGCATTTATTATACTATCAATGAGCCCAGCTATGATAAACGAATGCATGCCATTCGCAAAATTGCGGATGAAGAACTTCAAAAGCTCTCTGCCCAGGAACAAGAAGAGCTTAGAAAAGGCTTTTATACGAGGGTTAATATTTTATCAAGTGAACAGTTCTACGTCGCAGCCAATCAAAATCAGCATGATCATTTGCTTGAAGTAAAATGTCCGGTTCTCATCATACTTGGCGAGAACGATCTAAATGTCGACCCGAAATATTACGGACCAAAGATGCTTGCCTCGATGGCAGCAAACTTTAACCCTAAATCAAAATTAGTGATCTTACCGGGTATAAGCCATATGATGCAGTTCTCGAAAACGGGTTTGTTCGCAGAAGCAAAAGAAATAGATGAAACCATTAGCACAAAAGTGCTTGATGTGATCTCTGCTTGGATTGATACGCTTCTAAAATAA